aattaaataaattaatctaTGAACCCTAACCCTCAACACAAAAAACCAGCAAGTCCATCATCAATCGACACCACCTATGTCTAAGAGCTAGTAAACCTGCTGACCGCTTTGATCCCATCAGAAATGACGTGCTTGGCAAGTTCACCAAGCAGCACGAGACGCACTGTGGTTTGGGTCTCTCGAGAGGTGATGGTGGGCTTCTTGTTATACCTCGCGAGCCGGGAAGCCTCTTGGGGGAGCTTCACAAAGATATCATTAATGAAGCTGTTCATGATCCCCATGGCCTTGCTGGAGATCCCGATATCGGGGTGGACCTGTTTAAGCACCTTGAAAATGTAGATCTTGTAGCTCTCAACACTCTTCTTggtctgcttcttcttcttgtctGAGGGGCCGGCTTCGCCTTCCTTCGGGAGCTTCTTTCCGGCCTTGGGCTTCTTCTCGGCTGGAGCCTTCTCCACAATCATCGATTTCTTCTCCTTAGCGGGCTTCTTCTCGGCGGGTTTCTTCTTGTCTTTGGGAGCCATAACGAAGTAACGGGAAATGATATGATAAACATAGAAGACAAAAAAGCAAAGGAAGCTCTCACGATCAAGGTTGTGTGGAAAAAAAAAGTCTTGTTGCAGTCGCCTGCCCTCAAGCGGGACGCACCAACAACCTTGCATTGATCCACCCATGAAACTACCGACCCCAATCTCCTACACCCACATGAGGAAAAATCATGTGGGAGTTGGATCAGTCGTGCCGAGATTTTCTCTCACAACCTTAGAAACGGGAAACCACATAAATGGGTTTCAATCctcttttcttccattttcatatccgtttttttttaaataaacaaaaatgttTATGGCAAGCGTAGCGATTAAGTGCCGCGTAGTCAGGTCCTACGTGTCATCCGAttaaatgaaacggtgcgtattGGTTGAAGGGAACCCTTCAGGTGCTAAACACTTCAAATCCATTCCACCTCGCCCATTCCACCCTAACCCTTCACCCCTTTCGTCTCCCCTAATCTTCTCCATCGAGTCATTCGTCCCTTTCCTCTCCCATTCTCCATCAACCCTAACCCTAGCCCTTGTGAACCTGACGAGAAGGTTTCTTTCGCAGATCGATTTGAGCAAGTTTCCGATTTTATTGAGTTTATGTTTTGGGAGTCTCGGTTTTCTCTTTCGATCGATTTGAGCAAGTTGccgattttatattttgtttatgttttgggAGTCTTGGTTTTCTCTTTCGATCGAATTGAGCaagtttttgattttatattgtgtttatgttttgggAGTCTCGGTTTTCTCTTTCGCAGGTGAGGGTTGTCCTTCGTCTTCTCAGAATCCATACATATGTTCATCGTCTTTTTTCTCCTTCGCAAGTGTGGGTGCTTGAATCTGTTGGTTGATTTTGCAATTTCTTCCCACATTTCTTCTCTCGGTTTCTGTTTGCAGTCTGGGtaattttgtttatcttttctcaCATTTATCCTCTCGGTTTCTATTCGCAAGTTTATCTTGCTGGGTTTCGATTTCCCAAAAGTTTTTTGAGCTCCTAATCCTAAATCTGGGAgctgaaaccctaaccctaactctCGAAACCCTAATCCTAAATCTGGGggccgaaaccctaaccctaaccctaactccCGAAAACCTAACCCAAACTCCCGAACCCACTCAAGGTTggtaaaccccccccccccccccccccccggcatATATGTGTTGaaatatattatttgatataggtatttatttatttttatttctatttcaaaATCTGATTCTTCCGTTGTTTTTTTCTGCAGGTTTTGTAATTACAAAGAATCGAGGATGAATGCAGTTCAAAgtgaccaactgaagttgagttttattttgtattatgtTTGATTTGTTAATTGCTAGGTCAATTTCGAGT
This genomic interval from Carya illinoinensis cultivar Pawnee chromosome 10, C.illinoinensisPawnee_v1, whole genome shotgun sequence contains the following:
- the LOC122279391 gene encoding probable histone H2B.1, which codes for MGGSMQGCWCVPLEGRRLQQDFFFPHNLDRESFLCFFVFYVYHIISRYFVMAPKDKKKPAEKKPAKEKKSMIVEKAPAEKKPKAGKKLPKEGEAGPSDKKKKQTKKSVESYKIYIFKVLKQVHPDIGISSKAMGIMNSFINDIFVKLPQEASRLARYNKKPTITSRETQTTVRLVLLGELAKHVISDGIKAVSRFTSS